A single Dechloromonas denitrificans DNA region contains:
- a CDS encoding efflux RND transporter periplasmic adaptor subunit, whose product MKLFSSGPLAKRQTRVGLVLVAVLAAGALFFAGPAAKKPAATVAPAAKPALTVSLISLQAEDWPQVLPANGNVVAWQEAVIGPEISNYRITEVLVQVGDQVRKGQALARIASDTVASELAEAQASVAETQASAMEAKGNAERATELKAKGFYSSQLNTQFQTAQHTAAARLAAARARQQAAEVKMSKTNVLAPDAGVISARSATVGSLTQSGQELFRLIRGGRLEWRAEVPSTDLVYLKPGLAAVLISPNGGTVRGSVRVVAPSVDPQTRNGLVYVDLPATDAVRAGMFARGEFQLAQRPALTLPQTAVVLREGFAYAFRLDGADRVAQAKVTLGRRLGERVEIVSGLAADARVVENGAGFLADGDVVKVVEGSKP is encoded by the coding sequence ATGAAACTCTTTTCTTCGGGGCCGCTTGCCAAGCGGCAGACCCGCGTCGGGCTGGTGCTGGTTGCCGTGCTGGCAGCCGGCGCCCTTTTCTTTGCCGGCCCGGCCGCGAAAAAGCCGGCAGCGACGGTTGCGCCAGCCGCCAAGCCGGCGCTGACGGTCAGTTTGATCTCGCTGCAGGCCGAAGACTGGCCGCAAGTGCTGCCGGCCAATGGCAATGTCGTGGCCTGGCAGGAGGCGGTGATCGGGCCGGAAATCAGCAATTACCGGATCACCGAAGTGCTCGTCCAGGTCGGCGATCAGGTTCGCAAAGGCCAGGCCCTGGCGCGCATCGCCAGCGACACGGTGGCCAGCGAACTCGCCGAAGCCCAGGCCAGCGTGGCCGAAACCCAGGCCAGTGCGATGGAAGCGAAGGGCAATGCCGAGCGGGCCACGGAGCTGAAGGCCAAGGGTTTCTACAGCTCGCAACTCAATACCCAGTTCCAGACGGCCCAGCATACCGCCGCCGCCCGGCTGGCCGCGGCGCGTGCCCGGCAGCAGGCGGCCGAAGTGAAAATGAGCAAGACCAACGTGCTGGCTCCGGATGCCGGCGTGATCTCGGCGCGCAGCGCGACCGTCGGTTCGCTGACCCAATCCGGGCAGGAACTGTTCCGGCTGATCCGCGGCGGCCGGCTGGAATGGCGGGCCGAAGTCCCGTCGACCGACCTGGTCTACCTCAAGCCCGGCCTGGCCGCGGTCCTGATCAGCCCGAATGGCGGAACGGTGCGCGGTAGCGTGCGGGTCGTTGCACCGAGCGTCGATCCGCAGACCCGTAACGGGCTGGTCTATGTCGATTTGCCGGCTACCGACGCCGTCCGCGCCGGCATGTTCGCACGCGGCGAATTCCAGCTGGCGCAACGCCCGGCGCTGACTCTGCCGCAAACGGCGGTGGTCCTGCGCGAGGGCTTCGCCTACGCTTTCCGGCTGGACGGCGCCGATCGCGTCGCCCAGGCCAAGGTCACGCTCGGCCGGCGTCTCGGCGAGCGCGTCGAGATCGTTTCCGGGCTGGCAGCGGACGCCCGGGTGGTCGAGAATGGTGCCGGCTTCCTGGCCGATGGCGATGTCGTGAAGGTTGTCGAAGGCAGCAAGCCGTGA